The following coding sequences are from one Asterias amurensis chromosome 8, ASM3211899v1 window:
- the LOC139940994 gene encoding drebrin-like protein B — protein sequence MAVSFLKHKDALMKAWKDVSDEKSSTDWAVFGYEGKSYELKVVETGEDGLEEMVEELSGSKIMYAYCRVVDPNTNLPKFVLINWQGEGAPTNVKGTCARHTVDVAKLLRGAHVTINARTEDDVEPESILDKVSKASGSNYSFHKEKSVEMVEPGPVSSVYKRTNAAAEIKAKRSDKFWSETERAEEQRRIEEKKKQSAELEKIDAERRKREEKEASQRDAKMADKMRSVEQQKQQEKKTLEQQRQDEQLRWENKQKQQEADPSRTRPGGVSSRTKEAAEMVAQRGENPRATFEQRGSEPPPPASRPEPRAMPAIPAPGPEPEPKTRYEPEPEPQYEPEPEPEPEEQYEPEPEPQYEPEPEPQYEPEPEPEPEEQYEPEPEEVPPTDSWGGEEAAVDEGGAYDDGPPPAGDGQSARAVYDYQAADDTEITFDPDDIITDIEQLDPGWWRGTAPDGTNGMFPANYVELI from the exons ATGGCTGTGAGCTTCTTAAAACACAAAGATGCACTCATGAAAGCGTGGAAAGATGTCTCCGACGAGAAATCCTCAACGGACTG GGCGGTTTTTGGTTATGAAGGGAAATCTTATGAGCTCAAAGTTGTGGAAACAGGAG AGGATGGACTGGAGGAGATGGTGGAAGAGCTTAGTGGGAGCAAGATCATGTACGCTTACTGCAGAGTAGTTGATCCAAACACAAACCTACCCAAGTTTGTCCTCATCAATTGG CAAGGAGAAGGAGCTCCAACCAATGTAAAAGGAACATGCGCCAGACACACAGTGGATGTTGCCAAGCTGCTAAGG GGTGCACATGTTACTATCAACGCTCGTACTGAGGACGACGTAGAACCAGAGAGCATCTTGGATAAAGTTTCCAAGGCGTCAGGTTCCAACTACAGCTTCCACAAGGAGAAATCTGTTGAGATGGTAGAGCCTGGCCCAGTATCGTCCGTTTACAAGAGGACTAATGCGGCAGCGGAAATCAAAGCCAAGAGAAGCGATAAATTTTGGTCTGAGACAGag AGGGCAGAGGAGCAACGCCGAATTgaagagaagaagaagcaaTCTGCCGAGCTTGAGAAGATTGATGCAGAGAGAAGGAAGAGGGAGGAGAAAGAGGCTTCACAAAGAGATGCTAAGATGGCTGATAAGATGAGATCAGTTGAGCAACAGAA GCaacaagagaaaaaaacactggaGCAACAAAGACAAGATGAACAATTAAGATGG GAGAATAAGCAGAAGCAACAAGAAGCGGATCCTTCCAGAACTCGTCCCGGAGGTGTTAGTAGTCGCACTAAG gAGGCTGCGGAGATGGTGGCACAAAGAGGAGAGAATCCCCGTGCAACATTTGAGCAGAGAGGCTCTGAACCTCCACCCCCTGCTAGCCGTCCCGAACCACGAGCAATGCCCGCCATACCTGCACCAGGACCTGAGCCAGAACCTAAGACTCGGTacgaaccagaaccagaaccacaGTATGAGCCAGAGCCGGAACCAGAACCTGAAGAACAGTATGAGCCTGAGCCAGAACCACAGTATGAGCCTGAGCCAGAGCCACAGTATGAGCCTGAGCCAGAGCCAGAACCGGAAGAACAATATGAGCCAGAACCAGAAG AAGTTCCACCTACAGACAGCTGGGGTGGTGAGGAAGCAGCCGTTGATGAAGGAGGCGCTTATGACGATGGTCCTCCACCAGCTGGAGATGGACAGAGCGCAAGGGCTGTCTATGACTACCAAGCAG CTGATGACACAGAGATAACCTTTGACCCTGATGACATCATCACCGACATCGAACAGCTGGATCCTGGTTGGTGGAGGGGGACAGCACCAGATGGTACGAACGGGATGTTCCCGGCTAACTATGTAGAACTCATATAA